The Brasilonema sennae CENA114 genome includes a region encoding these proteins:
- the hemH gene encoding ferrochelatase — MGRVGVLLLNLGGPDKLEDVRPFLYNLFSDPEIIRLPFTWLQKPLAWWISSRRVQKSQENYKQIGGGSPLRRITEAQGEALREQLDDLGQDAKIYVGMRYWHPYTEEAIAKITQDNIDRLVILPLYPQFSISTSGSSFRLLDKIWQENPKLQLIDYTVIPSWYKSTGYLQAMAQLIDQQIEQCPNPDEAQIFFSAHGVPKSYVEEAGDPYQQEIEECTHLIMQTLNRPNSHVLAYQSRVGPVEWLQPYTEEAIPELGEKGVKDLVVVPISFVSEHIETLQEIDIEYRELAEEAGIHNFRRVPALNTHPVFIKALADLVLDALKAPSLKFAQATQWKKKVRIYPPEGWEWGMTSSAEVWNGRIAMLGFIALIIELVTGHGLLHLVGLL, encoded by the coding sequence ATGGGTCGCGTAGGCGTGTTATTACTCAATCTCGGTGGTCCTGACAAATTAGAAGATGTTAGGCCATTTCTCTATAACCTATTTTCTGATCCCGAAATCATTCGCCTACCGTTTACCTGGTTGCAGAAACCCCTAGCTTGGTGGATTTCCTCAAGGCGTGTTCAAAAATCTCAAGAAAATTATAAGCAAATTGGCGGCGGTTCACCGTTACGACGGATAACCGAAGCTCAAGGAGAAGCCTTAAGAGAACAGTTGGATGACTTGGGACAAGACGCTAAAATTTACGTGGGTATGCGTTACTGGCATCCTTACACCGAAGAGGCGATCGCCAAAATTACCCAAGATAACATCGACCGTCTTGTCATCTTACCCTTGTATCCACAATTCTCTATCAGTACTAGTGGTTCCAGCTTCCGGCTTTTAGACAAAATTTGGCAAGAAAACCCAAAACTTCAGCTGATTGATTACACTGTTATTCCCTCTTGGTACAAATCTACAGGCTACCTGCAAGCAATGGCGCAGCTGATTGATCAACAAATAGAACAGTGTCCCAATCCTGATGAAGCTCAAATTTTCTTCAGCGCCCACGGCGTTCCCAAAAGTTACGTTGAAGAAGCAGGCGATCCTTACCAGCAAGAAATTGAGGAATGCACTCATCTGATTATGCAAACCCTCAATCGACCAAATTCTCATGTCTTAGCTTACCAAAGCCGCGTTGGTCCGGTGGAATGGCTGCAACCTTATACAGAAGAAGCTATCCCGGAACTAGGGGAAAAAGGTGTCAAAGACTTGGTTGTCGTACCTATCAGTTTTGTCTCAGAACACATCGAGACATTACAAGAAATTGATATTGAGTATCGCGAACTTGCAGAAGAAGCTGGAATTCACAACTTCCGTCGCGTACCTGCACTCAACACACATCCGGTGTTTATCAAAGCCCTAGCTGATTTGGTTCTCGATGCATTAAAAGCCCCCAGTCTGAAGTTCGCCCAAGCCACCCAATGGAAGAAGAAGGTGAGAATTTACCCGCCAGAGGGTTGGGAGTGGGGTATGACAAGTAGTGCAGAAGTTTGGAATGGTCGTATTGCCATGTTAGGCTTCATAGCATTAATTATCGAACTCGTTACAGGTCACGGTCTACTGCACCTGGTTGGGTTATTGTAG
- a CDS encoding class I SAM-dependent methyltransferase, producing the protein MATILRNWSYRYQWFYDSISGLAALSVGGEPARCGGSPRCSDWRTRKGEGRLRQLALQGLTISKDTKVLDLCCGSGQVTQFLVKLSQNVTGLDASPLSLKRAQQNVPQAKYVEAFAEDMPFADHEFDVVHTSVALHEMEQQQLRQILQEVNRVLKPGGVFTLVDFHNPTNPLFVPGIWVFLLLFETHTAWQLLKTDLPALLTEIGFEVGEPKLYAGGSLQVIQAKK; encoded by the coding sequence GTGGCTACAATTTTGAGGAATTGGAGTTACCGCTATCAATGGTTCTACGATAGCATCTCTGGTTTAGCGGCTCTGAGTGTAGGCGGTGAGCCAGCGCGTTGCGGGGGTTCCCCCCGTTGTAGCGACTGGCGAACCCGTAAGGGTGAGGGGCGTTTGAGGCAATTAGCTTTGCAAGGATTAACAATTTCAAAAGATACCAAAGTTCTAGATTTATGTTGTGGTAGTGGTCAAGTCACACAGTTTTTAGTGAAATTGTCACAAAATGTAACAGGTTTAGATGCTTCCCCATTATCCCTAAAACGGGCACAGCAAAATGTTCCCCAAGCTAAATATGTGGAAGCTTTCGCGGAAGATATGCCATTTGCAGATCATGAGTTTGATGTAGTGCATACAAGCGTCGCACTGCATGAAATGGAGCAACAGCAACTGCGGCAGATTCTCCAAGAAGTAAACAGAGTCTTGAAGCCAGGAGGCGTGTTTACACTCGTGGATTTTCATAATCCTACCAATCCCTTATTTGTGCCTGGAATTTGGGTATTTTTGTTGTTGTTTGAAACACACACGGCTTGGCAATTGTTGAAAACTGATTTGCCTGCGTTATTAACAGAGATTGGGTTTGAAGTTGGTGAACCGAAGTTGTATGCAGGTGGGAGTTTGCAGGTGATACAGGCGAAGAAATGA
- a CDS encoding radical SAM protein, with amino-acid sequence MPHSNSVLQSKRRSLWQMALQGFLDGGPSTCQFAITSACNARCGFCNFAVDKLPIDLRHSVTLDDAKLAAEILYRNGVYFLIYVGGEPMLHPHLTEMIAHASSIGMAPMLVTNGSLLTPKRIDEMADAGLLGVFISIDAAAALEHEQNRGLMGVCARIRDANTHLSRRGIGTTASVTMSRLIEDYQKLPPFLKSLGFDSVTFSYPLTTLASSYLGYAESHLVDYTVEELHERFENVKALKRDFRVVNPTSSIEDMQRHLSGEPEQFACLGGWKLFYLDWHLNLYRCHNWDQPLCHITEFDGSQRVRDGCTACMMDCYRDSSVMQHIGVAVSDGVQAAAQGKFKQALKHWFNRKNLLSLKAVLEEASWLRQL; translated from the coding sequence ATGCCTCATAGTAACTCGGTTTTGCAGTCAAAAAGACGGTCATTGTGGCAAATGGCGCTACAGGGATTTTTAGATGGTGGACCTTCCACGTGTCAATTCGCCATTACCAGTGCATGTAATGCTCGTTGCGGGTTCTGCAACTTCGCAGTAGATAAGTTGCCGATAGATTTGAGGCATTCTGTAACCCTAGATGATGCAAAGCTTGCGGCGGAGATTCTCTATCGCAATGGGGTATATTTCCTCATCTACGTGGGTGGTGAGCCAATGCTCCATCCCCACTTGACAGAAATGATAGCTCATGCGTCTAGTATCGGTATGGCACCGATGCTTGTGACTAACGGTTCGCTCTTGACGCCAAAACGCATCGACGAGATGGCTGATGCAGGGCTTTTAGGAGTTTTTATTTCTATTGATGCTGCTGCGGCTTTGGAACACGAACAGAACCGAGGACTTATGGGAGTGTGCGCTCGCATCCGCGATGCCAATACCCATTTGAGCCGCCGAGGCATCGGTACAACCGCCTCAGTCACCATGAGCCGACTGATAGAAGATTACCAAAAGCTCCCACCATTCTTAAAGTCACTTGGGTTTGACAGCGTCACCTTCTCCTATCCACTCACGACCTTGGCATCATCCTACCTTGGTTATGCAGAGTCCCACTTGGTGGACTACACTGTTGAGGAATTGCATGAGCGCTTCGAGAACGTCAAAGCGCTCAAACGTGATTTTCGCGTCGTAAATCCTACCAGTTCTATAGAAGATATGCAGCGTCACTTAAGTGGTGAACCAGAGCAATTCGCCTGTCTTGGTGGCTGGAAGCTCTTTTACCTAGACTGGCACCTTAACCTCTACCGTTGTCACAACTGGGATCAGCCCTTGTGCCACATCACAGAGTTTGACGGCTCACAGCGAGTTCGTGATGGGTGTACAGCGTGTATGATGGACTGCTACCGTGACTCAAGTGTCATGCAACATATCGGCGTTGCTGTTAGTGACGGAGTGCAAGCAGCAGCACAGGGAAAGTTCAAGCAAGCTTTGAAACATTGGTTTAACCGGAAAAACCTGCTTTCTTTGAAAGCTGTCTTGGAAGAAGCTTCCTGGTTGCGCCAACTGTGA
- a CDS encoding cyclic peptide export ABC transporter, with amino-acid sequence MNLIYFLLRSSWGMVAIAIVTGFLSGGSSASLIALISTAASGSNGERLTTLAWAFLGLALVALITSVISQVMLIRLSQNAVFQLRMRLSRQILSSGLSHLEQIGNPRILATLTEDVQTVANAVHQLPYLCIDIAIVASCLLYITWLSWFVLVMVIGLAVVAIGSSQWLLVRGEKFLALARDDQDILFKHFRTITEGVKELKLHHKRRQVFLSQNLQSTAAQFSRHSIEGLTFFTSTTSWGRLLFFFAIGFVLFALPHLFTISRQTLSGYILTFTYLMMPMNNLVENLPVISKASIALQKIESLGLSLANQAEQSTVPPESKSSWHELQFVDVTHTYRTDLEDSSFLIGPINLTFYPQQLVFIVGGNGSGKSTLAKLITGLYIPEGGKILFDGELITEENREWYRQHFSVVFSDFYLFEELLGLDNINLDTQAQEYLKLLQIDHKVKVKNGKFSTTNLSQGQRKRLGLLTAYLEDRQIYLFDEWAADQDPVFKEIFYTQLLPKLRDQGKTVLAITHDDRYFHVADRIIKLDYGKVEFDKKN; translated from the coding sequence ATGAATCTGATTTACTTTCTCCTGCGTTCTTCTTGGGGAATGGTGGCGATCGCAATTGTCACCGGATTTCTCAGTGGCGGTAGCAGCGCCAGCCTCATCGCCCTGATCAGCACTGCAGCAAGTGGCAGCAATGGTGAACGCCTCACGACTCTGGCTTGGGCTTTTCTCGGGCTGGCACTCGTAGCACTGATTACGAGTGTGATTTCTCAGGTGATGCTGATTCGCTTATCTCAAAATGCTGTCTTCCAATTGCGAATGCGCTTGAGTCGCCAGATTCTCTCTTCCGGGTTGAGTCATTTGGAACAGATAGGAAATCCCCGAATTTTGGCAACCCTCACTGAAGATGTGCAGACAGTTGCTAATGCTGTACACCAACTGCCTTACCTTTGTATTGATATTGCTATCGTAGCAAGTTGCCTACTGTATATTACTTGGCTATCGTGGTTTGTACTTGTGATGGTTATAGGACTTGCAGTGGTAGCAATTGGTAGTTCCCAGTGGTTGTTAGTCAGAGGAGAGAAATTCCTTGCTCTTGCACGAGATGATCAAGATATATTATTTAAGCATTTCCGTACCATAACTGAAGGAGTAAAAGAACTCAAATTACACCACAAACGGCGTCAGGTCTTCCTTTCTCAGAATCTGCAATCAACCGCAGCCCAATTCAGCCGTCACAGCATTGAAGGTTTAACTTTCTTTACATCAACAACGAGTTGGGGAAGACTTTTGTTTTTTTTCGCGATTGGTTTTGTGCTGTTTGCACTTCCGCATCTGTTCACCATCAGTCGTCAAACTCTTTCTGGCTACATCTTGACTTTTACATACTTGATGATGCCAATGAACAACCTTGTGGAGAACCTCCCCGTAATCAGTAAAGCTAGCATAGCCTTGCAAAAGATAGAGTCACTGGGTTTATCTTTGGCAAACCAAGCTGAACAATCAACCGTTCCACCAGAAAGCAAGTCTTCTTGGCACGAGTTACAATTTGTGGATGTGACTCATACTTATCGTACAGATTTAGAAGACAGCAGCTTTCTTATCGGTCCTATTAACCTAACATTTTATCCTCAACAACTGGTGTTCATTGTTGGAGGAAATGGCAGCGGTAAATCGACTCTCGCTAAACTTATTACAGGACTCTACATTCCGGAAGGTGGAAAAATTTTGTTTGATGGAGAGTTGATTACCGAAGAAAATCGAGAGTGGTATCGTCAACATTTTTCTGTCGTTTTCTCGGACTTCTATTTATTTGAAGAACTTTTAGGATTAGATAATATTAACTTAGATACTCAAGCTCAAGAGTACTTGAAGCTACTCCAGATTGACCATAAAGTCAAAGTAAAAAATGGCAAGTTTTCGACTACAAATCTTTCACAAGGGCAGCGCAAACGACTTGGCTTGCTAACAGCATATTTAGAAGATAGACAAATTTATCTGTTTGATGAATGGGCGGCTGACCAAGATCCAGTATTTAAAGAAATCTTCTACACTCAACTTTTACCAAAACTGAGAGATCAAGGCAAAACTGTACTGGCAATTACCCACGATGACCGCTATTTTCATGTAGCAGATAGGATTATAAAACTGGATTACGGTAAGGTGGAGTTTGATAAAAAAAACTAG
- the hpnI gene encoding bacteriohopanetetrol glucosamine biosynthesis glycosyltransferase HpnI encodes MLLTTSLSLTIIHFLLFILCISAVLFYCYGIYAAFAFFHHPHLGKLNFHPPVTILKPICGKDDETYNNLVSFCQQKYPNYQIVFCVRDPLDCGIPVVKQIIHEFPELDIELVVCEDIIGTNPKVSNLANGVTKTKHEILIIADSDIRVGIEYLQRIIQPLEDKSVGVVTCLYRSVAKGWASILEAVGTATDFHAGVLVSNQIEGIKFAFGSTIVIRKEVLDEIGGFGAIADYLADDFQLGYLPTQADYKVVLSDYIVDHVLASSTIADSIQRQIRWARCIRVSRPWGYLGLIFTYGTVTSLLLLIATGGSTIGCAVFAITWLMRLVMGWVVGVIYLQDSGVQKFFWIVPVRDVIGFLIWCYSLFGRTIEWRGRRFRLIKGGKLVEMTNNIMFG; translated from the coding sequence ATGCTTTTGACAACTTCTTTGAGTCTGACTATCATTCATTTCCTATTATTCATCCTTTGTATATCGGCTGTCTTGTTTTACTGTTATGGAATCTATGCAGCGTTCGCCTTCTTCCATCATCCCCATCTCGGAAAGCTAAATTTCCACCCACCCGTTACTATCCTCAAGCCCATTTGTGGTAAAGATGACGAAACATACAATAACTTGGTTTCTTTCTGCCAACAGAAGTACCCAAACTATCAAATTGTCTTTTGTGTTCGCGATCCATTAGACTGTGGCATACCAGTTGTCAAGCAAATCATTCACGAGTTTCCAGAATTAGATATTGAGTTAGTCGTCTGCGAAGACATCATTGGAACTAACCCCAAGGTGAGTAATTTGGCTAACGGCGTCACCAAAACTAAACATGAAATCTTGATTATTGCTGATAGCGATATCCGAGTTGGGATAGAATATCTGCAAAGAATCATCCAGCCACTAGAAGACAAGAGTGTTGGTGTTGTCACTTGTCTATACCGTTCTGTAGCCAAAGGATGGGCAAGCATTTTGGAAGCTGTTGGAACAGCAACTGATTTCCATGCTGGTGTCTTAGTCAGCAATCAAATAGAAGGGATCAAGTTCGCCTTTGGTTCAACGATTGTGATTCGTAAAGAAGTGTTGGATGAAATTGGGGGATTTGGGGCGATCGCCGATTATCTGGCAGACGACTTTCAACTCGGCTACTTACCCACTCAAGCAGACTACAAGGTTGTCCTTTCCGACTACATAGTTGACCATGTATTGGCATCTAGCACTATAGCAGATTCCATCCAGCGTCAAATTCGCTGGGCACGTTGTATACGAGTTTCTCGCCCTTGGGGTTATCTGGGACTGATTTTTACTTATGGTACTGTCACAAGCTTGCTACTGCTGATTGCTACAGGTGGATCAACAATCGGCTGTGCTGTGTTCGCTATCACTTGGCTAATGCGATTAGTTATGGGCTGGGTTGTTGGCGTTATCTACCTTCAAGACTCTGGTGTCCAAAAGTTTTTCTGGATTGTTCCTGTACGCGACGTCATTGGCTTTCTGATTTGGTGCTACAGCTTATTTGGCAGGACAATTGAATGGCGCGGGCGACGATTTCGACTCATAAAAGGCGGTAAGCTAGTGGAAATGACAAATAATATTATGTTCGGATGA
- a CDS encoding B12-binding domain-containing radical SAM protein produces MNGELISLEKPLLEKTTRNTPYIPRHHRRILCIFPKYSRSFGTFHHAYPLRGNVRAFMPPQGILVVASYFPKEWEVRFIDENVRSAKRADFIWADVVIVSGMHIQRPQMNQINELAHREGKITVVGGPSVSGCPEYYPEFDILQLGELGDATDQMIEYLDLHSNRPQKQIRFETKERLPLNEFPIPAYHLLNFDQYFLGNIQFSSGCPYHCEFCDIPALYGNNPRLKTPEQVLAELDAMLEYGNPGAVYFVDDNFVGNRRALMQLLPHLIDWQKRNGYPIQFACEATLNLAQSPKLLEMMREAYFCTVFCGIETPETEALQAISKTHNLSMPILEAVKVLNSYGMEVVSGIIIGFDTDTPETADKILEFIHLSQIPMLTINLLHALPKTALWSRLEQAGRLVSDENRESNIEFLMPYEQVVEMWRRCVTTAYEPEFLYQRYAYNMEHTYPNRIEVPNSPARASWANIKKGLTIMSNLLLRVGLLGNYRKTFWNMALPALKAGKIEQLIHVGLVGHHLIKFTTECAKKEESASFYSQKIRNTVHT; encoded by the coding sequence ATGAATGGTGAGTTAATATCTTTAGAAAAACCTCTTTTAGAAAAGACGACTCGAAACACTCCCTACATTCCGCGCCATCATAGACGCATTCTCTGTATATTTCCCAAGTACAGCCGCTCGTTTGGAACCTTTCATCATGCATACCCCTTGAGAGGAAATGTTCGGGCTTTTATGCCACCACAAGGGATTTTGGTTGTCGCATCTTATTTTCCTAAAGAGTGGGAAGTCCGCTTTATTGATGAAAATGTGCGATCGGCAAAAAGGGCTGATTTTATCTGGGCTGATGTGGTGATTGTGAGTGGGATGCATATCCAGCGACCACAGATGAATCAAATTAATGAACTTGCCCACCGAGAAGGTAAAATCACTGTTGTAGGTGGTCCTTCGGTGTCTGGTTGTCCAGAATATTACCCAGAGTTTGATATTTTACAGCTGGGTGAATTGGGAGATGCAACTGACCAAATGATTGAGTATTTGGATCTACATAGCAATCGCCCCCAAAAGCAAATTCGCTTTGAAACCAAAGAACGCTTACCCCTAAATGAATTTCCGATTCCGGCTTATCACCTGCTGAATTTCGATCAATATTTCCTTGGCAATATTCAATTCTCCAGTGGTTGCCCTTATCACTGTGAGTTTTGTGACATCCCTGCATTATATGGAAACAATCCCCGTCTCAAAACTCCAGAGCAAGTTCTTGCTGAACTAGATGCGATGCTGGAATACGGAAACCCAGGGGCAGTGTATTTTGTCGATGATAACTTTGTGGGTAATCGCCGTGCTCTGATGCAGTTGCTTCCGCACCTGATTGATTGGCAAAAGCGCAATGGCTATCCGATTCAATTTGCCTGCGAAGCCACATTGAATTTAGCGCAGAGTCCCAAACTTTTGGAAATGATGCGCGAAGCGTATTTTTGTACAGTTTTCTGCGGTATTGAAACGCCAGAAACGGAAGCCCTCCAAGCTATTTCCAAAACTCACAACCTCAGTATGCCGATTCTTGAGGCAGTGAAAGTTCTCAATAGTTATGGGATGGAAGTTGTCTCAGGAATCATCATCGGGTTTGATACAGATACACCAGAAACCGCAGACAAAATTCTGGAATTTATTCATCTGTCTCAAATTCCTATGTTGACAATCAACCTACTTCATGCATTACCAAAAACAGCATTGTGGAGTAGGTTAGAACAAGCAGGACGACTTGTGTCTGATGAAAATCGCGAGTCGAATATCGAGTTTCTCATGCCTTATGAACAAGTCGTTGAGATGTGGCGTCGCTGTGTGACAACTGCATATGAGCCGGAATTTCTTTATCAGCGGTATGCCTACAATATGGAGCATACCTACCCTAACCGCATAGAGGTTCCCAATAGTCCTGCTCGTGCTTCTTGGGCAAATATTAAGAAAGGTTTAACAATTATGAGCAATCTCCTGCTGCGAGTAGGTCTATTGGGTAACTATCGCAAAACTTTTTGGAACATGGCACTACCAGCATTGAAAGCTGGTAAAATCGAGCAACTGATTCACGTTGGATTGGTCGGGCACCATCTGATTAAGTTTACGACCGAATGCGCTAAGAAGGAAGAATCAGCTTCTTTCTATTCCCAAAAAATACGCAATACCGTTCACACCTGA
- a CDS encoding IS607 family transposase: MTHFGVCLHTLRRWEKTGIIKAIRTPSGQRRYDITSYTGISANRGNGATITYARVSSRGQKADLDRQVAVLKNLYPDSELITDIASGLNFKRPGLKTLLGRVREGNVGLVVVAHKDRLARFGFDLIQWLLQQDNTRLVVLNQDNLSPEREMVEKHYLFQAKDFLILS, translated from the coding sequence TTGACTCATTTTGGAGTTTGCTTACACACACTGAGGCGTTGGGAAAAAACAGGTATCATTAAGGCAATTAGAACGCCATCAGGTCAAAGGCGATATGACATCACGAGCTACACGGGTATATCAGCAAACAGAGGAAATGGGGCAACTATCACTTATGCCCGTGTTTCAAGCCGTGGACAAAAAGCTGATCTTGATAGACAAGTTGCAGTCCTTAAAAACCTCTACCCAGACTCAGAACTTATCACAGACATTGCTTCCGGACTCAACTTCAAAAGACCGGGACTTAAAACCCTTTTGGGACGAGTGCGTGAAGGCAATGTCGGACTTGTTGTGGTTGCCCACAAAGACAGACTCGCTCGTTTTGGGTTTGACCTCATCCAATGGCTCCTACAGCAAGACAACACAAGACTCGTGGTTCTCAACCAAGACAACCTTTCCCCAGAGCGAGAAATGGTTGAGAAACACTATCTTTTCCAAGCCAAAGATTTTTTAATTCTTTCTTAG
- a CDS encoding ATP-binding protein has product MTENKNSDNQESVRNSNDNKRIQGGYIGGNFSGNYNNSGDYVEGTLYSVQGEANVLTFNQTEILQISEKAITARELIITSPYKGLKPFESRDKELFFGRDNFITTLVDELEHTNLILLLGASGSGKSSVVRAGLIPWLERKYGTAFINLTFTPDADPFESFYASLLGNKYSQKEAIMAREVKSETLIQVVDKLKKPDDFWLIFIDQFEELFAISDESKRDEFVNGLIRLSQAKLPKVKIIATMRADFFERLREFPQLVEVTQKHRPMIVEMQPNELRLAIEQPAAHHGVVFEAGLVDTIIASIQGQAGYLPLLEYTLNLLWSEEVKTGSINDRTLNISTYQNIGGVTGALQKHVDNLYKELSSSEKLAVQRIFLKLVGIGDNAEFGIQWKPVRRRALLSEFGDDERAVLLKLVNENLLVSNAELLENSSKKGLFSSSKLEKSDSTIEITHEILLTCWDELRDWIQKNRLGIALRNRLYEDVKRWKIKKPEDELWSGSKLEQILELKKDDNFHQVLGGFNDDANQFIDASVGVRDRQLTRTRIFAGVGLTLAALTTVISVVAIVQQQEAKKQSIISMTQTVESRLLVNNQFDAMVQAIKAKKELKNLWLGKDSVSQPFLALGKGCLG; this is encoded by the coding sequence ATGACAGAAAATAAAAACTCTGACAATCAAGAATCAGTAAGAAATAGCAATGATAACAAGCGCATTCAAGGTGGATACATAGGTGGGAATTTTTCAGGAAATTATAACAACTCTGGTGATTATGTAGAGGGCACATTATACAGTGTGCAGGGTGAGGCGAATGTACTCACTTTTAATCAAACCGAGATTCTGCAAATTTCTGAGAAGGCGATTACCGCTCGCGAATTAATTATAACTTCTCCTTATAAAGGTTTAAAACCATTTGAGTCAAGAGATAAAGAGTTATTTTTTGGTCGTGATAATTTTATTACAACTTTGGTGGATGAATTAGAACATACCAATTTAATTTTACTTTTGGGTGCAAGCGGTAGCGGAAAATCTTCTGTGGTGCGGGCGGGTTTGATTCCCTGGTTAGAAAGAAAGTATGGAACAGCATTTATTAATTTAACATTTACCCCAGATGCTGATCCGTTTGAGTCTTTTTATGCTAGTTTGCTTGGTAATAAGTATTCGCAAAAAGAAGCGATAATGGCTCGCGAGGTGAAGTCAGAAACTTTAATTCAGGTAGTGGACAAACTCAAGAAACCTGATGATTTTTGGTTGATTTTTATCGATCAGTTTGAAGAATTGTTTGCTATCAGCGATGAAAGCAAGCGTGACGAATTTGTCAATGGTTTGATAAGATTGAGTCAAGCTAAGTTGCCGAAGGTGAAAATTATAGCAACAATGCGCGCTGATTTTTTTGAAAGATTAAGGGAATTTCCTCAACTTGTGGAAGTAACACAAAAGCATCGCCCGATGATTGTAGAAATGCAGCCAAACGAGTTGCGTTTAGCAATCGAACAACCAGCAGCGCATCACGGAGTCGTTTTTGAAGCAGGATTAGTAGATACAATTATTGCTTCGATTCAGGGACAAGCGGGTTATTTACCTTTGTTGGAGTATACTTTAAATTTATTATGGTCAGAAGAAGTCAAAACTGGTAGTATCAATGACCGGACTTTGAATATTAGTACATATCAAAATATCGGCGGTGTTACGGGTGCGCTGCAAAAGCACGTAGATAATCTTTATAAAGAGTTGTCGTCATCGGAAAAGCTGGCGGTACAGAGAATATTTCTCAAGTTGGTAGGGATTGGTGACAATGCTGAATTTGGTATACAGTGGAAACCTGTTCGCAGAAGGGCGCTTTTATCTGAGTTTGGGGATGATGAGCGTGCTGTGTTGTTAAAATTGGTGAATGAGAATTTGTTGGTGAGTAATGCTGAGTTGTTGGAGAATTCTTCAAAAAAGGGTTTATTTAGTTCCTCAAAGTTGGAAAAATCTGATTCTACAATTGAAATTACCCACGAAATTCTACTGACTTGCTGGGATGAGTTACGTGACTGGATTCAGAAAAATCGTCTAGGTATTGCTTTGCGTAACCGTCTTTACGAAGATGTTAAGCGATGGAAAATTAAGAAACCAGAAGATGAACTGTGGAGTGGTTCAAAGTTAGAGCAGATTTTAGAACTGAAGAAGGATGACAATTTTCATCAAGTTTTGGGCGGGTTTAATGATGATGCGAATCAGTTTATTGATGCTAGTGTGGGGGTGCGCGATCGCCAATTAACAAGAACTAGAATCTTCGCTGGTGTTGGTTTGACTCTAGCGGCGTTGACAACTGTAATTAGCGTGGTTGCTATTGTTCAACAACAAGAAGCCAAAAAGCAAAGCATTATTAGTATGACTCAAACCGTGGAGTCTCGTCTTCTCGTCAACAATCAATTTGATGCGATGGTGCAAGCAATCAAAGCTAAGAAAGAATTAAAAAATCTTTGGCTTGGAAAAGATAGTGTTTCTCAACCATTTCTCGCTCTGGGGAAAGGTTGTCTTGGTTGA